The nucleotide sequence NNNNNNNNNNNNNNNNNNNNNNNNNNNNNNNNNNNNNNNNNNNNNNNNNNNNNNNNNNNNNNNNNNNNNNNNNNNNNNNNNNNNNNNNNNNNNNNNNNNNNNNNNNNNNNNNNNNNNNNNNNNNNNNNNNNNNNNNNNNNNNNNNNNNNNNNNNNNNNNNNNNNNNNNNNNNNNNNNNNNNNNNNNNNNNNNNNNNNNNNNNNNNNNNNNNNNNNNNNNNNNNNNNNNNNNNNNNNNNNNNNNNNNNNNNNNNNNNNNNNNNNNNNNNNNNNNNNNNNNNNNNNNNNNNNNNNAAAAgatttaattaaaataattataaaaaaaaaaaaaaaaaatgaaaaaaaaaaaaaaaaaaaaaaaaaaccgTGATTcctgttttttttttttttttctctttttcagaaaaattaatatttacaaaatgatatgtatatattatataatgtataaatttatattccgttaaaaatatatatatacatatctttttatatatataacttttgtttcaaaaaatgactatttaattttaatgcTTAAACTATGGTTCATTTTCCTCCTTATAAGAAATGaaacattttaataaatataaatttgttgtgtgaatgtaaaatatgtttatatatatatatatatatatatatatttccactatttttacttttgaattttttttttttttttttttttttttttggattaaaatgatatcatatattatgagcattttattcataactattattaaaaaatagtTGTATATGTctattttgtatatatatatatatatatatatatatatatatatatatttatatatttatatatttttatgtttttattatgtttgtacgtttttttaaaaaataatattgaatgacaaaatttttataattcttaaaaaaaatccATAAGTTGTTAACAATTGTGTAGGcatatacatacatatatatatatatatatatatatttatattttttatattttttatattatttatatttttcatttttaataattttaaaaaagcattaacaaaaagaaaaaaaataataatgtatcaatacaattaattataagttataaatattaaaattatatataaattcaaTGACATGTTAAAGTAGTTTAATATTCcaattaatattttttataggaatataaataatatattatataaatatatatatatatatacagagagaaagataatatttttacataataagaaatttttttttgttaatgttagcatatttttaagatgttaccaaaaaaaaaaaaaaaaaaaaaaagtgatGAACCAAAAGTTGTGATGAAATTATATTCAAGTGTGTAAAACGTATTCATTCATTATGGCTactataaatttttttttcttttttcagaagtatgaaattaaaatatatatattatataaaatatattagattgtgcatttttattttttttttttaattataaaagtTGATAATATTGTATCTAGTGATATATactgaaaaaaaaatttttttttttttttttcctttttttgtatatgtTCAACGAgttgaatatattatatatataatatatatatataatatatatatattgtatttttaattttattttttgttattataatttttttttttgataagTTGTTcttgtaaaaaaaaaaaaaaaggtaatatttttaaagtATTTATGTTTGATTAAAACAAActttatgttttatttatttcatttttactttttgtaatgatgaattatttttatgaacGAAAAGGTATAgtatgatataatattaatataattaagCGAAAGAGttataataagaaatatataatatatattaaaagtagttataatatatatatatatatattataatgatttaATATGAATAGTACGGAAGAAATTCATAGCATATCACAAAAGAATATTACAACAAATGAGTTacatgaaaatattaatggtagcttaaataataagaaaaggaaaaaggCACAAAAAGGATATGGAAATGGTAATGGAAATGGTAATGGAAATGGAAATAGAAATGGTAATGGTAATGGTAATGGAAATGGTAATGGAAATGGTAATGGAAATGGAAATGGTAATGGAAATgacaatataaatgaatatatgaatgacaatataaatgaatatatgaatgacaatataaatgaatatatgaatgacaatataaatgaatatatgaatgataatataaatcaaaataatgtTGCACATATGAAAGATTTATTTTCCCAAGAAAGCGAAAGTTTAGACGAAGAAGATGATAGTTACGATTCATTGGttgatttaaaaaaaaaaaaaaaaacaataaaattattggaaaaggaaaaaagagataaaataataaataagaagggtatgaataatttaaatgggataaaagaaaaagaaaaagaaaaagaaaaaaaaaaaaaagaaaaaaaaaaatatatatatatggataatataagtgaggaagaagaaaatgttaataatttagaaaatgttaataatttaggaagtgttaataatttagaaaatgttaataatttaGAAGATAGTGTAAGAAATATTgaaaatgttttaaataattcaaCAAAAGACCAATTAGATGATGATATCGAAAATGATATAGGCGGCatgaatttatttttagatGATGTAGACTTACAAAGTTTTTATGGTAGTACAGggaaaattataaaattaaggataaggaattttttaaatcatgAGAATTTAGAATTAACATTTAattgttataaaaatataattattggAAAAAATGGGAGAGGGAAAAGTGCAATCGCACAAGCTGTTGCTGTTGGTTTAGGTAGTCAAGGAAAACATGCAGGAAGAGATATAAATTTAGCTAACTATATAAAAGATTatgataagaataaaaagaatttgATATGTTCtattgaaatatttttatctaatTCTGGGAATAATGCTTATAAGCGTGATATATATGGAGatgtaattataataaagagAATGTTTTCTTCTCATACTAgtaaattttatttatacggattaaaaaaaaatatttacacATCAGGTGCAACAACGgatatgttaaaaaatatgaatgaaaaTTTGTCGCTTAATAAATGTGATAATGATGGTAATgattttaataatgataatacttttaataataatggtaatacttttaataataatggtaatacttttaataataatggtaatacttttaataatgaaatgaatggtaaatataaaaacaataaaacGAACCCAAATAGATATGtaagaaaaaaatcatatattgagaattatttaaattttatcaAGGTGAATATTAAAAGCCCATGTGTTTACTTAGATCaagaaaaaggaaaacaatttttttcaaaCATCACGGGAAAGACATTACATAAATTTTTCATGAGTTCAGTTGGATTAAATATTGTAGAAGAGGAAATTGAAAAAGAGAGCGaacttttaaaaaattgtttaaatcaaataaaacaaaaagaattattattatctcCATTTGAAGAAGATTTAAAAATATCACGTGAGAGAAATAAGTTGATAGAAAAGAATTTCAGTaaattacatttatatgattgtaattataaaaaggtaatattttatgaattaCTTAAAAGTTGtattttacattttaatgaatatataaaatatgagagcattaaaaatgaaaatattttatatagtatacaatacaaaatgaatacattaataaataagaatGAAGATATGAAAAACGAACTAAAAGATgtattaaataaagatcataatatttataatgatataataaaaaaaaatattgataaaatatgtaaatataataatatgataaagGAATTGAATgatatcaaaataaaacatatagAAAGAAAAGATCAAATTGTTAATTATCTTAGTTCATTTGAAAAAGCTAAagagaataaaaatattgtagaagaatatataaataaatataatttacaaattaatttattaaaagaaaaaatcaaaaaagaaaataataaagaaatggaacttattaatgaaattaataataaggaaaattcaatatatgaaatgaattatttaataaataagtaTCAAAATCATATAGatgatattaataagaagataaaatatatatctatacaatcaaataaattacaaaaaattaaaaataatgaaataaaaaagaaaatatatatatatggatatgatatatataatgtaagaaataatattgtaaaatattttaatactACAACAATTACGTCTGAGAAAAATTCTTATCATGATAATGTAacaaatgataatataaatgaaaaagaaataaacaaaaataataatatgttaatagaaacaaaaaaatatatttcgacacataataataatgataataatgataataataataataataataataataatcatcatcatcatcatccttctttttattttaaacaTGAACCTATAGGTCCAGTCGgtgaatatataaaattaaaggAGCCTGTTGAAAATACCAAAATTTTATCCATCATTGAAAAACACTTGGgtgatattttttattcttgGCTTGTTAGTTGTTATgaagataaaaattttttgaataaaatggatatagaaaataagaataaatttaatatcaTAATAACTAATGCATTTGTACATGTTAATCGAGAAAAActattacaaaatatacatttctTATTAAGTCGTATAAAAGGtaatacaatatattcttttttaaatattgaTTTATTGCCTACACCTTTATTATtctatttatatgataattttaaaatattacaaacTCTAATATGTAAAAACTCAAAAGAATTACAAGAATTATTACATTcgaataataaaaaaataataaagtcTATTTATGTCATAGACGATTTTGTATTAGTTAAAATACTGTCAAATGAAAGTTTACATTATATCCCTTCAAAGcaagaatattataaggatgttctttttttaaaatggACTAAAGAAGAACATAAAAACAACAATgatatgttattatataataataataatggaGAACCAAATAAAGGAAACCATAATATGTTAAATGACATGGAGgatgaaaagaaaaaaaatgaaataaataatgataatcaagaaaaagataaagGAAAAGATGACAACCATAAAGATGACAACCATAAAGATGACGACGAAAAcgaagaaaagaaaaagaaagaaaaaaaaaaccatGTGGGTGAacattttaatttgttAGATTCCGAATTTCAAACAAACGAAGAACAAATTAAAGAACtagaaaaaacaaaaatggaaaaagaagatgaaatatcaaaaatatccaagaaattattatcatataaaaatgttgtAAATACTTTAAACGAATCATTagaaaaatgtaaatattcTCAAGACgaattaaaatatgaattaaaaaatttagaTGAATTGAAGGCAAACcatgataatatattttcagAACAACTAgatatagaaataaaagaaaaaaataatgatattaatgaaatagatgaatatataaaagatataaatgaatatattaacattttagaaaataaaaaggatatggcattaaacaataatagtttatataaatattttatatctaCACATAAggaatatttaaaaacaaaaaaagaaaatattcaatatatcatagaagaatatgataatttgaaagaaatattaattaaattagaaaaggataaacaaaaaaatgatgaaattgcattaaccaaaaaaaaaaattttctcatatcaataaataaattacatAGTATATATGTAGAATGTATAGGTAACAATTTTGGTTTGGATAATATCTTTTTGAGTAATCCATTCTTAATATTGAAGGATAAATATGAAAGCTGGACCATAACAAATGTAATCATAAAgagggaaaaaaaaagggtGGATAATACAAATGGTGTGGATAATTCAAACGGTGTGGATAATCCAAGTGAGGTGAATAATACAAGTGAGGTGAATAATTCAAACGGTGTGGATAATTCAAACGGTGTGGATAATCCAAACGGTGTGGATAATCCAAGTGAGGTGAATAATCCAAATGGTGAAGTTATAAAAACCAGTTTTCCTTTTATTGAACCAAACAAAGAAGAGAAAAAGAAATCAAATGAAACTTATCTCATGGAAACAATTTTTGTCATTCATAAAAATCCCGAAAATATAACCAAAAATGATGAGGAGCATATTAAAGTGAATATTCCTCTGTCATGTttaaattcttttaataaaatttttatgtCTTCCAAAAGTACAGAAGAAGATATGTTAGAGAGTAGCAAAGACAACTATAATAAAAGTCTAACAAAAATGGGAAATAATAAGGAAAGAGAAATAGAAGTATTAGTAGAATTAGAGgaatatgtaaaaaatgttgtgaataatattttaaaagataatgataataagaAACAAGTTGATAATAtggataaaaataatacacatccaaataatataagtgatgataataatgatgaatataaatattatgatgaaaataataaaacggaagaaaaaaatcatagcataatatcaaaaaatatttttgaatatGATCCGGTAGATATgttaaatgaaaaatatgaagatatattatggaaaaaaagatgtaataagaaaaaagaaatattagaaatattaaaaatgcatggatatatag is from Plasmodium reichenowi strain SY57 chromosome 5, whole genome shotgun sequence and encodes:
- a CDS encoding hypothetical protein (conserved Plasmodium protein, unknown function), whose protein sequence is MNSTEEIHSISQKNITTNELHENINGSLNNKKRKKAQKGYGNGNGNGNGNGNRNGNGNGNGNGNGNGNGNGNGNGNDNINEYMNDNINEYMNDNINEYMNDNINEYMNDNINQNNVAHMKDLFSQESESLDEEDDSYDSLVDLKKKKKTIKLLEKEKRDKIINKKGMNNLNGIKEKEKEKEKKKKEKKKYIYMDNISEEEENVNNLENVNNLGSVNNLENVNNLEDSVRNIENVLNNSTKDQLDDDIENDIGGMNLFLDDVDLQSFYGSTGKIIKLRIRNFLNHENLELTFNCYKNIIIGKNGRGKSAIAQAVAVGLGSQGKHAGRDINLANYIKDYDKNKKNLICSIEIFLSNSGNNAYKRDIYGDVIIIKRMFSSHTSKFYLYGLKKNIYTSGATTDMLKNMNENLSLNKCDNDGNDFNNDNTFNNNGNTFNNNGNTFNNNGNTFNNEMNGKYKNNKTNPNRYVRKKSYIENYLNFIKVNIKSPCVYLDQEKGKQFFSNITGKTLHKFFMSSVGLNIVEEEIEKESELLKNCLNQIKQKELLLSPFEEDLKISRERNKLIEKNFSKLHLYDCNYKKVIFYELLKSCILHFNEYIKYESIKNENILYSIQYKMNTLINKNEDMKNELKDVLNKDHNIYNDIIKKNIDKICKYNNMIKELNDIKIKHIERKDQIVNYLSSFEKAKENKNIVEEYINKYNLQINLLKEKIKKENNKEMELINEINNKENSIYEMNYLINKYQNHIDDINKKIKYISIQSNKLQKIKNNEIKKKIYIYGYDIYNVRNNIVKYFNTTTITSEKNSYHDNVTNDNINEKEINKNNNMLIETKKYISTHNNNDNNDNNNNNNNNNHHHHHPSFYFKHEPIGPVGEYIKLKEPVENTKILSIIEKHLGDIFYSWLVSCYEDKNFLNKMDIENKNKFNIIITNAFVHVNREKLLQNIHFLLSRIKGNTIYSFLNIDLLPTPLLFYLYDNFKILQTLICKNSKELQELLHSNNKKIIKSIYVIDDFVLVKILSNESLHYIPSKQEYYKDVLFLKWTKEEHKNNNDMLLYNNNNGEPNKGNHNMLNDMEDEKKKNEINNDNQEKDKGKDDNHKDDNHKDDDENEEKKKKEKKNHVGEHFNLLDSEFQTNEEQIKELEKTKMEKEDEISKISKKLLSYKNVVNTLNESLEKCKYSQDELKYELKNLDELKANHDNIFSEQLDIEIKEKNNDINEIDEYIKDINEYINILENKKDMALNNNSLYKYFISTHKEYLKTKKENIQYIIEEYDNLKEILIKLEKDKQKNDEIALTKKKNFLISINKLHSIYVECIGNNFGLDNIFLSNPFLILKDKYESWTITNVIIKREKKRVDNTNGVDNSNGVDNPSEVNNTSEVNNSNGVDNSNGVDNPNGVDNPSEVNNPNGEVIKTSFPFIEPNKEEKKKSNETYLMETIFVIHKNPENITKNDEEHIKVNIPLSCLNSFNKIFMSSKSTEEDMLESSKDNYNKSLTKMGNNKEREIEVLVELEEYVKNVVNNILKDNDNKKQVDNMDKNNTHPNNISDDNNDEYKYYDENNKTEEKNHSIISKNIFEYDPVDMLNEKYEDILWKKRCNKKKEILEILKMHGYIEKENNTDNNLKDYYNNLIEQYINDEKSFNKQLKQISDLRNNYDMHLSNITLRKSKFVDILEKTKNQITLHFKNMLKRMNNYKGKIEFDDINRNLKVLISINQDTSNNIFMEINSLSGGERSTIQMALLASFSLTESSSFHIFDELDVYMDELTRVKNMRLFCDFVEKNNDKQYFFITPHIEITELFLDDAKQKKAKILNLS